The following coding sequences are from one Triticum dicoccoides isolate Atlit2015 ecotype Zavitan chromosome 4A, WEW_v2.0, whole genome shotgun sequence window:
- the LOC119286218 gene encoding uncharacterized protein LOC119286218 isoform X1, protein MAFDTNNLVLRIRRLVRSSIRLGYHSACRHPEALGAGIALLFLHALCPPLFAFVLSSSPVIVLTALLLGALLSYGEAAVPLDGEETLEEHESLSLKSNIHVSGCSDKEVENIAVEIQLEKRTETDSCEVVHVRERDSDDCMHDALCEDKNVTYIASDAAVLSEAYVEEETTPSDNLHDTHCEEKRVTFVADDTVPSAEPCNHPEINGTMECEERAKEISEKAELQEPESTCTGSCNNGVHYQYQFGEFMRSCWQPVMRQDLPYCGSESDLTDESSSPDASMTDIIPMLEDLHPLINLGTGQLSLASRENLNSSSDENEYDLEEAEEQDDSVSSDDDEGAERQQDNGVNWKDVVQLNCLDMEQNDKLGNLVELQRAKNMLKFELDMRSIDLQAADATRKLKDASRFRVQVPSICTPRHNPFNPSRDSEESIELPQIPGSAPSVLLRRRNLFDLPFDRVVHQHSRFQETWTPRSHFPSAQAQNTKYRNSFGQNHSTYLPCHNGEMGDSHSDGDAEQEESNGKLFGLLEAHLGEEMKILSAAISDVGVLGEVNQETDEGNRNANARDDAASLPGAHDSEPHGVEADSMSEMNSLFRCRMEEVLVQSVSEGSVCQPLGVKPEAIPSAPLSSDAWMHANKASSIEELNFQLLTADEAAPTTCAASGLNGHSESIRDQSSEALPVVYEQSSELSTAGEQQTAGMSEPNETLATYSDELPVVEVVNVSVEEMNSLFEQLEEEAQPSNGRSKMDIPQDGLCQVEVDLVELSLDRGLSAP, encoded by the coding sequence ATGGCTTTTGATACGAACAATCTCGTGCTGCGCATCAGGAGACTAGTGCGTTCCTCCATCAGACTTGGGTATCATTCTGCTTGCCGACACCCTGAAGCGCTCGGCGCCGGCATAGCGTTGTTGTTTCTTCATGCTCTGTGTCCTCCTCTGTTCGCCTTTGTGCTGTCTTCCTCTCCGGTCATCGTTTTAACCGCGCTTCTTCTCGGAGCGCTTTTGAGTTACGGTGAAGCTGCTGTGCCCTTGGATGGAGAGGAGACACTGGAGGAGCATGAATCTCTGTCCCTTAAATCCAACATTCATGTTAGCGGCTGTTCAGACAAAGAGGTTGAGAATATTGCTGTCGAGATTCAGTTGGAGAAGAGAACTGAGACTGACAGCTGTGAAGTAGTACATGTCAGGGAGAGAGATTCCGATGATTGTATGCACGACGCTCTGTGCGAAGACAAAAATGTCACATACATTGCCTCTGATGCTGCTGTTCTTAGTGAAGCATATGTTGAGGAGGAAACAACTCCCAGTGATAATTTGCATGATACTCACTGTGAAGAGAAAAGGGTCACATTTGTGGCAGATGATACTGTTCCAAGTGCAGAGCCTTGTAACCATCCTGAGATCAATGGCACCATGGAATGCGAAGAGCGCGCCAAGGAAATCAGCGAGAAGGCCGAGCTGCAAGAGCCTGAAAGCACCTGTACTGGAAGCTGTAACAACGGTGTACACTATCAGTATCAGTTTGGTGAATTCATGAGATCATGTTGGCAACCTGTTATGAGGCAGGATCTTCCTTACTGTGGCTCTGAATCTGATCTTACTGATGAGAGCTCTTCTCCTGACGCGTCAATGACCGACATTATCCCAATGCTTGAGGACCTGCACCCACTGATAAATTTAGGGACTGGTCAGCTTTCCTTGGCCTCCAGAGAGAACTTGAATTCCTCATCAGATGAAAATGAATATGACCTTGAGGAGGCGGAGGAGCAGGACGACAGCGTTAGCTCAGATGATGATGAAGGAGCGGAACGGCAGCAAGATAACGGAGTTAATTGGAAGGATGTTGTTCAGCTAAATTGTTTGGATATGGAGCAAAATGATAAATTGGGGAATCTGGTGGAGCTTCAAAGAGCAAAGAACATGCTCAAGTTTGAGCTTGATATGAGGTCAATTGACCTGCAAGCTGCTGACGCAACTCGGAAGCTGAAGGATGCATCGAGATTCCGTGTTCAGGTCCCTTCCATTTGCACACCAAGGCATAACCCATTCAACCCTTCAAGAGATTCTGAGGAATCGATAGAGTTGCCGCAGATTCCTGGCTCAGCACCATCAGTTCTCCTTCGACGGCGAAACCTATTTGATCTTCCGTTCGACCGAGTCGTGCACCAGCACAGTCGATTTCAGGAAACTTGGACTCCTCGCTCGCACTTTCCATCAGCGCAAGCACAAAACACGAAGTACAGGAACTCTTTTGGACAAAATCACTCTACTTATCTGCCATGTCACAATGGTGAGATGGGCGATAGTCACTCGGACGGCGATGCTGAGCAAGAAGAGAGCAATGGTAAGCTATTTGGTTTGCTGGAAGCACATTTAGGCGAAGAGATGAAAATACTAAGTGCCGCAATTTCAGACGTGGGCGTGCTGGGAGAGGTAAATCAAGAAACAGACGAAGGAAACAGAAACGCTAATGCCAGAGATGATGCAGCCTCATTACCCGGAGCACATGATTCTGAACCGCACGGTGTGGAAGCAGACTCCATGAGTGAAATGAACTCACTGTTCAGGTGCCGTATggaggaggtgctggtgcagtccgTTTCAGAGGGCAGTGTCTGTCAGCCCTTGGGAGTCAAGCCTGAAGCTATACCGAGTGCCCCATTATCTTCGGACGCGTGGATGCATGCCAACAAAGCGAGTTCGATCGAGGAATTGAATTTTCAGCTCCTGACAGCCGATGAAGCAGCACCGACGACCTGTGCTGCCTCTGGGCTCAATGGCCACAGTGAGTCGATTCGAGACCAATCGAGCGAAGCATTGCCTGTGGTATACGAGCAGAGTTCAGAGCTGTCAACCGCAGGAGAGCAGCAGACTGCAGGTATGTCTGAACCAAATGAGACATTGGCTACTTATTCTGACGAGCTTCCTGTCGTAGAAGTTGTCAATGTCTCGGTCGAGGAGATGAACTCGCTGTTCGAGCAACTTGAAGAAGAGGCGCAGCCGAGCAATGGTCGTAGCAAAATGGACATTCCTCAAGATGGATTGTGTCAAGTGGAGGTCGATCTAGTGGAGCTTTCTCTAGATCGCGGGTTGTCGGCGCCGTAA
- the LOC119288978 gene encoding NDR1/HIN1-like protein 13: MADRVHPAPLLPLSTPPAPPPDNSDAAAENTPLRSTTAAAAPGASYIVHVPKDQVLRVPPPDRARRYRKLAARPARRRMLRRACCGACCALLLLLLLAAAFVGAVYLAFRPRAPSFSVTSLSVAGLLDASPARLDAAVRADNGANRKVGVDYRAGGEVRVSYSGVLLATGRWPAFYQPPRNVTLISMPLTGRDGLALTDDQRARLAEQAAAGAVPLTVEARVPVRVRLGKVLRTWTVDVWARCQVTVDRIDGETTAANRGCTVKAKPLWWWW; this comes from the coding sequence ATGGCGGACCGCGTCCACCCCGCGCCGCTGCTGCCGCTCTCCACCCCACCCGCCCCGCCACCCGACAACAGCGACGCGGCCGCGGAGAACACCCCGCTGCGCTCCACcacagcggcggcggcgccgggcgcGTCGTACATCGTGCATGTACCCAAGGACCAGGTGCTCCGGGTCCCGCCCCCGGACCGCGCGCGCAGGTACCGCAAGCTCGCCGCGCGGCCGGCGCGGCGCCGCATGCTCCGCCGCGCCTGCTGCGGCGCGTGCTGCgcgctcctcctcctgctcctcctcgccgccgcgttCGTCGGCGCCGTCTACCTCGCCTTCCGCCCCCGGGCGCCCTCCTTCTCCGTCACGTCCCTCTCCGTCGCCGGCCTCCTCGACGCCTCCCCCGCGCGGCTCGATGCCGCCGTGCGCGCGGACAACGGCGCCAACAGGAAGGTCGGCGTGGACTACCGCGCCGGCGGCGAGGTCAGGGTCTCCTACTCCGGCGTCCTCCTCGCCACGGGCCGCTGGCCGGCCTTCTACCAACCGCCGAGGAACGTGACGCTCATCTCCATGCCGCTCACCGGGAGGGACGGCCTGGCCCTCACGGACGACCAGAGGGCGCGGCTGGCGGAGCAGGCCGCGGCGGGCGCCGTGCCGCTGACGGTGGAGGCGCGGGTGCCGGTGCGGGTGAGGCTCGGGAAGGTGCTGCGGACGTGGACCGTGGACGTGTGGGCGCGGTGCCAGGTCACGGTGGACAGGATCGACGGCGAGACCACGGCCGCCAACCGGGGGTGCACGGTCAAGGCCAAGCCgctctggtggtggtggtga
- the LOC119286218 gene encoding uncharacterized protein LOC119286218 isoform X2, whose translation MAFDTNNLVLRIRRLVRSSIRLGYHSACRHPEALGAGIALLFLHALCPPLFAFVLSSSPVIVLTALLLGALLSYGEAAVPLDGEETLEEHESLSLKSNIHVSGCSDKEVENIAVEIQLEKRTETDSCEVVHVRERDSDDCMHDALCEDKNVTYIASDAAVLSEAYVEEETTPSDNLHDTHCEEKRVTFVADDTVPSAEPCNHPEINGTMECEERAKEISEKAELQEPESTCTGSCNNGVHYQYQFGEFMRSCWQPVMRQDLPYCGSESDLTDESSSPDASMTDIIPMLEDLHPLINLGTGQLSLASRENLNSSSDENEYDLEEAEEQDDSVSSDDDEGAERQQDNGVNWKDVVQLNCLDMEQNDKLGNLVELQRAKNMLKFELDMRSIDLQAADATRKLKDASRFRVQVPSICTPRHNPFNPSRDSEESIELPQIPGSAPSVLLRRRNLFDLPFDRVVHQHSRFQETWTPRSHFPSAQAQNTKYRNSFGQNHSTYLPCHNGEMGDSHSDGDAEQEESNDVGVLGEVNQETDEGNRNANARDDAASLPGAHDSEPHGVEADSMSEMNSLFRCRMEEVLVQSVSEGSVCQPLGVKPEAIPSAPLSSDAWMHANKASSIEELNFQLLTADEAAPTTCAASGLNGHSESIRDQSSEALPVVYEQSSELSTAGEQQTAGMSEPNETLATYSDELPVVEVVNVSVEEMNSLFEQLEEEAQPSNGRSKMDIPQDGLCQVEVDLVELSLDRGLSAP comes from the exons ATGGCTTTTGATACGAACAATCTCGTGCTGCGCATCAGGAGACTAGTGCGTTCCTCCATCAGACTTGGGTATCATTCTGCTTGCCGACACCCTGAAGCGCTCGGCGCCGGCATAGCGTTGTTGTTTCTTCATGCTCTGTGTCCTCCTCTGTTCGCCTTTGTGCTGTCTTCCTCTCCGGTCATCGTTTTAACCGCGCTTCTTCTCGGAGCGCTTTTGAGTTACGGTGAAGCTGCTGTGCCCTTGGATGGAGAGGAGACACTGGAGGAGCATGAATCTCTGTCCCTTAAATCCAACATTCATGTTAGCGGCTGTTCAGACAAAGAGGTTGAGAATATTGCTGTCGAGATTCAGTTGGAGAAGAGAACTGAGACTGACAGCTGTGAAGTAGTACATGTCAGGGAGAGAGATTCCGATGATTGTATGCACGACGCTCTGTGCGAAGACAAAAATGTCACATACATTGCCTCTGATGCTGCTGTTCTTAGTGAAGCATATGTTGAGGAGGAAACAACTCCCAGTGATAATTTGCATGATACTCACTGTGAAGAGAAAAGGGTCACATTTGTGGCAGATGATACTGTTCCAAGTGCAGAGCCTTGTAACCATCCTGAGATCAATGGCACCATGGAATGCGAAGAGCGCGCCAAGGAAATCAGCGAGAAGGCCGAGCTGCAAGAGCCTGAAAGCACCTGTACTGGAAGCTGTAACAACGGTGTACACTATCAGTATCAGTTTGGTGAATTCATGAGATCATGTTGGCAACCTGTTATGAGGCAGGATCTTCCTTACTGTGGCTCTGAATCTGATCTTACTGATGAGAGCTCTTCTCCTGACGCGTCAATGACCGACATTATCCCAATGCTTGAGGACCTGCACCCACTGATAAATTTAGGGACTGGTCAGCTTTCCTTGGCCTCCAGAGAGAACTTGAATTCCTCATCAGATGAAAATGAATATGACCTTGAGGAGGCGGAGGAGCAGGACGACAGCGTTAGCTCAGATGATGATGAAGGAGCGGAACGGCAGCAAGATAACGGAGTTAATTGGAAGGATGTTGTTCAGCTAAATTGTTTGGATATGGAGCAAAATGATAAATTGGGGAATCTGGTGGAGCTTCAAAGAGCAAAGAACATGCTCAAGTTTGAGCTTGATATGAGGTCAATTGACCTGCAAGCTGCTGACGCAACTCGGAAGCTGAAGGATGCATCGAGATTCCGTGTTCAGGTCCCTTCCATTTGCACACCAAGGCATAACCCATTCAACCCTTCAAGAGATTCTGAGGAATCGATAGAGTTGCCGCAGATTCCTGGCTCAGCACCATCAGTTCTCCTTCGACGGCGAAACCTATTTGATCTTCCGTTCGACCGAGTCGTGCACCAGCACAGTCGATTTCAGGAAACTTGGACTCCTCGCTCGCACTTTCCATCAGCGCAAGCACAAAACACGAAGTACAGGAACTCTTTTGGACAAAATCACTCTACTTATCTGCCATGTCACAATGGTGAGATGGGCGATAGTCACTCGGACGGCGATGCTGAGCAAGAAGAGAGCAATG ACGTGGGCGTGCTGGGAGAGGTAAATCAAGAAACAGACGAAGGAAACAGAAACGCTAATGCCAGAGATGATGCAGCCTCATTACCCGGAGCACATGATTCTGAACCGCACGGTGTGGAAGCAGACTCCATGAGTGAAATGAACTCACTGTTCAGGTGCCGTATggaggaggtgctggtgcagtccgTTTCAGAGGGCAGTGTCTGTCAGCCCTTGGGAGTCAAGCCTGAAGCTATACCGAGTGCCCCATTATCTTCGGACGCGTGGATGCATGCCAACAAAGCGAGTTCGATCGAGGAATTGAATTTTCAGCTCCTGACAGCCGATGAAGCAGCACCGACGACCTGTGCTGCCTCTGGGCTCAATGGCCACAGTGAGTCGATTCGAGACCAATCGAGCGAAGCATTGCCTGTGGTATACGAGCAGAGTTCAGAGCTGTCAACCGCAGGAGAGCAGCAGACTGCAGGTATGTCTGAACCAAATGAGACATTGGCTACTTATTCTGACGAGCTTCCTGTCGTAGAAGTTGTCAATGTCTCGGTCGAGGAGATGAACTCGCTGTTCGAGCAACTTGAAGAAGAGGCGCAGCCGAGCAATGGTCGTAGCAAAATGGACATTCCTCAAGATGGATTGTGTCAAGTGGAGGTCGATCTAGTGGAGCTTTCTCTAGATCGCGGGTTGTCGGCGCCGTAA